The following nucleotide sequence is from Fusarium graminearum PH-1 chromosome 1, whole genome shotgun sequence.
TATTCCCTATCAGGCATTGTCGCATCCTATTCCCGCGCTTTGCCATCCACCATGTTTTCTTTCGACCAGGCCTCCTTGCCGCAAATCACAACACGCAAAGCTCTCATCGGAGTGGACTTTCAAGAGGACTTCATATCCAAAGATGGTGCTTTACCTGTCAACGAACCAGAGGGCTTTGTTGAGCGCACTGTCAAACTTTCAGAGGCGTTTCGAGATGTAGGTGATGTTGTCTGGGTCCAGTCTCAGTTCAGCGAAACGCGACATGCACCAGAGGAAGATATTGTTATCACCGACAAGGCGCCCAAATCAGCACAAGGGTTTTCACGGGGTCGCCCAAGCCCCCCTGAAAAGATAATCGAGGCTGGTGGTCCGCCAGACAAGGAAGCTTTCCTCAGTCATGAGGATGCTGTATGCGTTAAAACCGACACGCCTGGCTGCCGGATTGCCTCAGTCATCCAAGACTCGATGCACAAGACAGACGCAAAGCTTTTTAAATCTCACTACTCGGCCTTCCAGTCAACTCATCTACTGCGCGTTTTACGAGCTAAGATGGTCATGGAGCTTTTCATATGTGGATCATTGACCAATGTTGGTGTGTACGCGACAGCCCTAGAGGCTGCCGGGCATGGCATGGCCATCACCATTGTTGATGACTGCTGCGGTTATCGCACCGAGTCAAGGAAGAGTGCAGCAATAGCCTCTCTGATCGAACTCACCGGGTGTGAGATCGCTTCATACGACGAGGTGATGGAGGTAATACAACCCAAGCCGAAACCTCCCAAGTCACGAAACGCCCGACACCCTACTCCATCAAAGGTTCTGGAACAGGCGGAGACCGTCAAGCCAGGTTCTAAAGAAGTCAAGGGTCGCGAGAAGAGTACTACCCCAGATTTTGTCAAAGATATGACAAGCCTTAGGCTGGCTTCAGATTTACCAAGCCCTGCACTCTCATCGACTACATCCCCACCAAAGGTCTTGCCAACAGGTGTAGTAGAAGGCCATGACTCAAAAACCAAATtgcccaagaccaaagagCCCGATAGCGTGAACCAGGCTATGGCGAGTGGAGCGCCCGACGTTGCACAGCTCGAGAATTCGTCTACCAATGGTAAGATTCCGGATGCAGTAGAAGATAGGGCAGATCAAGCAACCACCCTGCTGCAAAGCACTGATGAAGTATCTGTCATCAACTCGTACCGTTCGGAGGGCTCTgtcaaagataaagatgaagatcatcGTGATCAgccatcagcttcagcaaACAAAATACAGAGCGAGCCAAAGCCCATCCAAACAACTCCCGCATTGAACGATAAAcagaatgaagaaaaaacCAAGGAGTCGACAACTCCGACACGCAAGATGCAGGAAACTCCGGAAGACAAGAAAACAATGGAAAGCTATGACGATAACCTTGGGAAAAGGGGGCTTTGCGAAGGTGATACCGATATCATCGAGAATGCTCTCCCTGATTCTCTAGCCGACGGCATATTCGATAAGCTACGTGGGGAGATCCAGTGGCAGCATATGTCCCATCAGGGCGGGCAAGTCCCACGACTTGTCGCAGTGCAGGGTGAAGTTGGTTCAGACGGAAGTATCCCAGTTTATAGACACCCATCCGATGAATCACCGCCACTGCTGCCGTTTTCCCCGATCGTTCAGGCCATCAGGACCGAAACAGAGAAGCACTTGGGCCATCCTCTGAACCACGTACTGATTCAATACTACCGAGATGGTACCGACTACATCTCCGAACACAGCGATAAAACCTTGGATATCGTCAAAGGATCATATATCGCCAATGTGAGCCTGGGTGCTGAACGAGTCTTCACGTTCaggacaaagagaaaggacaaagacgctgctcaagatgaagcatcatcgccaatagACTCGAAGAGAACGATTCAGCGTGCCAAACTCCCACACAATTCACTGTGTCGATTAGGTCTGTGTAGCAATATGAAGTGGTTGCACGCTATTCGCCAGGATAAGCGacccaaaaaagaaaagtccGAGGCGGAACTTGCTTTTGAGGGAGGCCGAATATCTCTAACCTTTCGACATATTGGGACCTTTTTGAACCGCGAGGAGACTCTTATCTGGGGCCAAGGCGCTAAAGCCAAGACCCGTGACGAGTCTCGTCCCGTCATCAACGGCCAATCCTCCGAAGCCATTGAGATGCTGAAGGCTTTCGGAACAGAGAATCATGCCACAGAGTTTGACTGGGATGCGCATTACGGAAAGGGATTCGACGTGCTGCATATGAGCAACGCGCCTCGTTTCTTTGCTTGCCGCGACCCAATTACCAACATGCGCATTGCTTTAATGTTGGCCGAGTTTGGTGTAAACCATGCAAAAGGAAGTATAACAACGGGATCCGAGCCATTGAACTCTGATAATCTCGTCGTTAAGCTCATGGATAAGGATAAATCTGTTGTGCAAGGTGATTTTGCTGTCATGTTGTACATCGATGCTCGCTATGGCATCGGTATTTCTGGCAGCACTCTGCAAGCTCCGGCGGTACTTGCAACCCGACTCACTCGTTTCCAACGTGCCATGACATTTTTAGATACCTGGCGAAACCTGCCCAAGGCCGACGACAACGGCACGCGAGATATCAAATCCCTCAAACACGAACTTGAAGTCTGGGACGGTTTTGCAGAAGACGATGCACAACCCTTTATTGCTGGCACAGAGATGTCGCTGCCTGACTTCGCGATCTGGCCAGTTCTTCACAGCATGGTAGAAGAAGCAGGCCTGAACATTTTTGATGGTTTAGAAAACCTCAGGGCGTATTATGGGAAGGTAGGAGAAAGGCCGAGCACGAGAAAAATGCTTGGTAGAGACTAGGATATATGTTTGATGGACCAGAGACTTGTGTATTCATGGGCGGTTGAGCTGTAATATGATTGCTCGGAGTTGTAGCGATATTTTGGAACAGCTGTCAGATCAAAGAGCCGTAGGATAAATACAGCCAGACTAATCTCTCGTATCCTACTTGGTCTTTTCATTCTTGAACCCACGAACCGCAAGTTATATTGTACGAAAGTTGAATGCGTAAGTAATTATCCGATAACCAGGAACAGAACGGTCGTGGATCACGATATGCACTATACACCTGTCGAGCTAGAGTACCAACTCGAGACAGCTGCGGCTCGTGTTGTTGTTCCCCGGCCACGAGTAGAGAAGGTTGGTGTCAATTCATAAGCCCATGATTGACCTAACCGATTTGCCAAAGGGATGTTATTGTGACGTGTTCCATGGTACAGGGTATGTGCCTACCCAATCCTCGACCTCGCTTCGCAGCTGAACGATTTCGGATTGTGTCTCACCATCGCCGAGATGCTCTAGAAAAACCTTTATCTTACCAGGACTCTTATCGCCCTTCTCCTCCGCCGCCTTCCGGGCGGCCTTGTCAATGCGAGAAGCGATAGTGACAGCGcgatcaacaacatcagcgACGCGGACGAAATCGTCCTCGTTAAAGCCGCGCGTGGTCATGGCAGGTGTACCCATGCGAAGACCGCCAGGAACCAAAGCAGAACGATCTCCAGGGACTGTGTTTTTGTTGGCTGCGACGCCAACTAGTTCCAGCACGCGTTCTACTCGACCACCATCGATGCCGTGTGGTTTCAGGTCGGCGAGGACCAAGTGGTTGTCTGTCCCCCCACTAACAAGCTTGTAACCTAAGCCGCCTTTGCCCTTGGGTTCACTCAACCGTTTCGCGAATGCCTTTGCATTCTTTAGCACTTGAGACTGATAAGCTTGGAACTCAGGAGTTTGGGCCTGCTTGAGAGCCACGGCGAGGGCTGTAATTGTGTGGTTGTGAGGACCGCCTTGGTGACCGGGGAAGACGGAATTGTTGATTGGACCTTCGAGGTCGTATAGGATATCCTCCTTGGTTTTAGGGTGTTGTCTTCGAATGCCCTTTCTGTAAAAGATCATGGCACCTCGGGGTCCTCGTAAACTTTTATGGCTTGTAGTAGTTACAATATCTGCATGTGCGAAAGGTCCAGGAATGACTTTGGCTGCAACTAGACCAGAAATGTGAGCGATATCGGCAAGAAGGTAGGCGTTGACCTTGTCACAGATCTCTCGCATACGCTGATAGTCAATAAGTCGACTGTATGCACTTGCGCCAGCAACGATAATCTTTGGTCTGTATACGCTCGCCACCTCATCCAGTTTTTCGTAATCAATGTATCCAGTCGTTTCATTCAACCGGTATGGTAGAGTTTCGAAGTACTTTGAAATGGCAGAGATCTTTTTGGTCAGTGTTTGGTACCCGTGCGATAAATGGCCACCATGCGGTAGATCCAGACCCATTAGCCGGTCGTGTGTATTGAGCAAAGCGGAATAAACGTAGAGATTGGCAGGTGCGCCGGACAGAGCTGAACAAAATAATTAGAACCGTAGCGAGAAGACTTATAGCAGTTCGAATGGTGTTCGTATTAACCAACCTTGAACGTTCACCCCCCATTGTTTCGGATCGAGGCCGAATGATTCCAGAGCGCgttgttgacaaagtctttCGGATTGATCGATGAATTCGTTACCGCCGTAATATCGGGCGCCTGGATACCCTTCTGAGTATTTGTCTACAACACCTGTGGTTAGCACATGCCGTGACTGGCCTTGAATCAAAGCTCACTTTGCATCACACTGCCCAGAGCATCCAGTACAGCCTGTGAGGTGAAGTTCTCGGAAGGGATCAGGTTTATGAAGTGTTTCTGGCGATTCTTCTCCTATCAAGCCAATTAGTAAACAAGCAGAGGCACGGGGGGACCCTAATCAGCAAGGCAACGAACCTTCTCGATAATGTCAAAGACGGCGGGGTCAGCTTTGTTCAGGTGAGCTGAGAGAGCCTACAGTAGGGGAAATTGAAATTTGTTAGTTGCCAGGCTTATTTGAAAGATCCAATTGAACAAGAACGCACCTGCTGCTGATCCTCGACGGCTAATGAAGAAGCTGGGCGAGTACATGTTGCTGATATGGCTACTGGCTTCGCAATGGTACGCAAGACACGGGAGGTGCCTCTCACGCCTGTGAGAGACATGGCGGGGCGTAGAGCTGGTCGTCGGATGTGGAAATCGGGCAGTAAGAGTACGATTggcagaagaaagaagatggctgtCCTGGTATAGGTATTCACGGAAAACCAACACGACTTCACGatgtggttgtggttgtcCAACGGCGCGATCGCTCAGAACGTCATCGACTGACACGATGGACTTATTTAGTGCAGAAGGCGTGGGCGTGGGCGTGGGAGTGGgcgaggtggaggtggaggtggaggaagcCCGGGCAGGACCGAGACTCGAATGTTAAGCATGGATCTCATGGATGCTGCATTGGTCTAAACGAAAAGTACTAAGCCGACCTCGTACCTCTAAAGAATAACGTGGTACTCAACTTGGTGGGCCCTACGAGGAGGTACCTACAGCTCGCAAGGGTGATGACATGCACAGCATGTACCTTTTAGTGGTTAATTTTATTAGGATACTGTGAGAAATATGTATAGACCTACCTAGAGAATTGCTCTTCACCCTGTGAATGCCTCGGTATGGAGATAAGCAGGTAGGTTAGTACTTAGTAGTATATCTATGAAGCTGCGTCAGCCACCAGGTAATTTGTATCTTTAACGTCTGTTGTTTACACAAGAGCTCCAGTTGGATTAGCGACATGTAGCCAACCCCCACAGCGCGGACAGTGAGTGAAGTAAAGTATCTGGGTTCTCCAGTAACAAACCTTGGTATGGTCCCGATCCATTGAACCCTTGCGATAGGAAGTGCCCTTTAACACCGGCCACACGGAATTATTGTGGCGGCTATCAATAATGAACCTGAGGTCTGAGGGCGTGATGTGACTGAGCATTGAAACCCATCTATTGAATTTTAGATATTGACtaccaaggttgatggagCCAATATGCCGGCCTCATCTAACCTATTGTTTGATATTGAACATCTACATGTTGTCCAATCGTTTCTCACTTTCACCAGTTGGGTAGAACACTCCATGAATTCAGTTTATCCCTTGTTGCTATCCTTGTCTTCTAGATATACCGGATGGCATCCGCCCATAATAATTTTGTGATTACAACTTTACCATGTGTTTATCGCTTGTGAATAATTCTGTTTCATGACACTCCCACGACCAAGAATTACAAAGTTGCGGCTCAAAGGTGGACCTTGATCACCTTCGACAATCGAGCCGGTAATACAGATCAGACATCACATGGATTAAAGATCAAGGCATACGCATACATCATTTTCATCACTTGTAGAAGTCGTTCAACGCGGTGGTGAGCAAAGCAAGTACTCatgtcaaggtcatgaaTGGGAAAACATCCAAGCATCCGAGCATCATCGATTCCATTTTCAATGCTACATGCCTGAACCCCGCCGGTACAAGTGTAGAAACCAGAAGGGCATAAAAAAAGACCCAACCCGTAGACTCCGTATGCAGCCTCCTCTTAAGACCGAAatgttgtcgttgtccaCTAGGCTTACATTTATTCCTCGGCAAGGAGGGCATTTCGCTTCGCCGCCGCACGCTCCTGCTTGCGCTCACGGGCAGCCTTGTTCTTCGCACGCTTggcatccatctcctcctgGAGGGCGGTCTCGCgggccttctcagccttggcacGGTGAATCTGTAAATCTCCATGTCAGCATGCATACCTCGATGTGGCCCCAATGATGGGGCAACATGGTGGATAAGACATACGTGCTCAACTAGGGCACGCTTGTGCTTGAAGGCGTTAcccttgctgctgtggtACAGCTCGTGGTAGAGGTGCTTGTCGATCTTTCCGCTGGCACGGTACTTGACCAAAAGACGGCGGAGGACTCGGAGGCGGCGCATCCAGAGGACCTGGCTGGGCATACGGGCATCGGCGGTACCCTTACGCTTACCGTAACCACGGTGTCGGCCCTCTCGTCGGGCGAGGTTCAGCTCGCGGGCGCGCGATCGCGAGTGCTGGGTGACGGGCTTTCGGATGATAAGGCCATCGGAGATGAGCTTTCGGATGGTCTGGCGAGAGTTGGCGTTGGAGATCTCGCTCTGCTCGTTGGGGTCGAGCCAGATCTTGCGCTCGCCACAGCCGATGACCGCTGAGGCCAGGCGCTTCTGAGTTCGCAGGTTGACCCTGTAGTCGAGAAAGAAAATTATCGATTAGCCACCAGTCCCCTCTGATAATTTGACAGCGACCGAGTCCGTGACGACGCCATCAAGAGCATTTGTTTCCAGCTCATACTGTCACCAAAGCTCCTCCTGCATCGCCTTCTCGCGTGTCGTGATCGATTCGATATACTTACATCTTGATTGTCGTTAGTGGTGACGGCCGGGTCCTCGATGGATGTTGGATGAAGACTGAGAGGGGTTTGCAAGGCCAGAATTTCTCTGCGTTGCACCTACACGGTTGGAATGGTTTGTGGGTTCCAGTGCGCTATGCCAAATTTGTTCCACTAAGCGAGGGCTCTGATAGAGTCATGAGTCACCGCCGTTGCACGTGACGCGCGCCACTTAGGGTCTCATTGCCACTTCAGGTAGGTAGTCTGTTCAATTCACAGGTACAACTGTAGGATCTGTAAAGTCAATGGTTCTCGTAGACGTCTCTCATCAATTGATTATCCTTTGCAGTTTCAATTTCATCGACGTAATTGCTTTGGTCAAATAGCATGATGCTCAGTAATTATTAAAGTGTTGTCAAGGAACTGCTCGCCATAAATGCTCGTgcacacaacaacaacaacaacaacaatctATCAAGTAGATAGATGTTTTAGTATACTGCAGTTGAATCGTTTGTACTTGTATTTACTCAGTCTGCCACTATAACAATGACAGATGTATGAACTCTAAATCGAATCTATACATTACGTGAATGCTTCACTCCCCACATCAACCTTGCCTACACTCCAAATCTCCTTTTcatcctcagcctcatcgtTCGATAGCCCGAGTCCTCCTTGTCCACCCTCGGCCTCGCGCCTCTCGCGGGCTTGAGAGCCCAGCCTCATAGCAACACGCTTAAAGTAGTCACCCATACttctcttggtgttgggagctAGGTCAGCCCCAGCACCGGCCatgaacttgtcaaagatgcgGCTCTCCTCATCCGCCACATTGAACAACTCCACAAATGCCGCTTCCGCAGCGAGCTTGACAGGGATGACAGGGTCTCGAACGCTGGCAAATATGGGCTGTGCCAACAGAGCAACATGGGGCCGAACCATCTCCATATCGTTGCGGCTGACGGTACGAACAACGACCAAAGCAAGTCGACGCGAATCGGTCGCATTGCCTGGCTGGATAACGGAAGCCAAGGCTTCAAAGATACCCTTGGTTGTCTCAAAGGTTTTAGCGGAATCTGACAGCAGATACTTTCCAGTAGCAAGAATGCAGTTGTCTGCGACAAAGACCTATTGAAAAGAGTTAGTTTACTGACAAAACATCTCCTGGATTCAGAGTGCAACTCACGTTCTTGTTAATGACACCCTGACAAAGAAGGTCGGGCAAGTCGTCGACCAGGGAGCTTTGAAGCAGAGCATCAGGGGACTCGGCCAGGACCGAGTTCAGAGCAAGAACAGAAGAATGGGTAAAGTGTGGGGTGACCACCCGGTTCTTCAACAGACCCAGAGCCGCTTCTTCAGGAACATTCTTGATGAGCGCGCCCAGTAGCTTAGCATTAGTGATGGTCATAGCCTCATCTCTCTCGTCTGTATCCATGTCGATAAGTGACAAGacagaagctcgagaagccTCGCCCATGTTGGCGCCAGCTTTGCTAATAACCTCGTACAGCGCCTTGAGCATAGCGGTCTTGACGCCAGGGTCCGCTGTCTTGGATCCAGTGACGAGCTCGGCAATGAGGGGGTCAATGCGTGGCGTGTACTTGATCAAAGTTCCGAGTGCCTTGGCAGCTCGGGTTCTCAACGTCTCACTGGATGGGTCTGCCAGAGATTTAGCGAATGTACGCTGAAGTTGGGGAAGGAAGGGCTTCAATGCGGTGGGCATTTTATCCAgcaggttgttgagggtcAGGAGAATGGCCGACTTGACTTCGGTGGCACGCTCTGAAACGACTCGGATCAGGGGACCAGTAATCTGGGTCACGAATGGCTTAAGAGAGGCCTCGCTTGTTCTATCAACAATATCCGAGATACCCAAGGCAGCTTGGACTCGTTGATCAGCGGTACCATTCATGAGACCTTGTAAGAAGATGGGAAGAACAG
It contains:
- a CDS encoding serine hydroxymethyltransferase — translated: MSLTGVRGTSRVLRTIAKPVAISATCTRPASSLAVEDQQQALSAHLNKADPAVFDIIEKEKNRQKHFINLIPSENFTSQAVLDALGSVMQNKYSEGYPGARYYGGNEFIDQSERLCQQRALESFGLDPKQWGVNVQALSGAPANLYVYSALLNTHDRLMGLDLPHGGHLSHGYQTLTKKISAISKYFETLPYRLNETTGYIDYEKLDEVASVYRPKIIVAGASAYSRLIDYQRMREICDKVNAYLLADIAHISGLVAAKVIPGPFAHADIVTTTSHKSLRGPRGAMIFYRKGIRRQHPKTKEDILYDLEGPINNSVFPGHQGGPHNHTITALAVALKQAQTPEFQAYQSQVLKNAKAFAKRLSEPKGKGGLGYKLVSGGTDNHLVLADLKPHGIDGGRVERVLELVGVAANKNTVPGDRSALVPGGLRMGTPAMTTRGFNEDDFVRVADVVDRAVTIASRIDKAARKAAEEKGDKSPGKIKVFLEHLGDGETQSEIVQLRSEVEDWVGTYPVPWNTSQ
- a CDS encoding 60S ribosomal protein L19 — translated: MVNLRTQKRLASAVIGCGERKIWLDPNEQSEISNANSRQTIRKLISDGLIIRKPVTQHSRSRARELNLARREGRHRGYGKRKGTADARMPSQVLWMRRLRVLRRLLVKYRASGKIDKHLYHELYHSSKGNAFKHKRALVEHIHRAKAEKARETALQEEMDAKRAKNKAARERKQERAAAKRNALLAEE